The Sphingomonas donggukensis genomic interval TTTCGCGTCGCCGAAATGCTGCGGCGATCTCGGGAACGTGCCGTTGGCGCACGACATGGAAGCTTGCGCTCCAGCGCCGGACGTCGGCCCATTGGCGACGGTCGACGAGCGGCCAGAGCAGCTCGATCTCGTCCTCGGCTTCCGCCAAAATGCGCTGTTCGATGATCCGCACATGATGCAGGCGATCGTTGAGCGATGCGATCGCGGCGGCATGCTCATGATTTGCGGACAATTGCGCCAGCCATGCGAAGGCGCCGCTGATTGCATCCGGCAGGCCGCCCTCTATCACCGGCCGCTCGGCCGGCGCCATCGCGCTGCGCTCTGCGAAGCGCAGAATTATCCGCAGCAAGTCCTCGCTCCAGCCATAAAGGTCGCGCAGCGTAGCTTCGGACACAAAGGGCTGGCGAAAGCCCTCATGCTGCCAGCTTTCCACCAGTCGCTCGCCGGCGAGCCGATAAAGCGCATCCCGGATCGGTGTCGCGCTCGCCGCCAGGTCAATCGACAGCCGCGCCGGATCGATGCGTTCGCCAGGCGCGAACTCGCCGGCCATGACGCGCGCTTTCAGCGCTTGATAGACACGCGCCATGGTGCCGGCCGTACTCATGGCCTGTAAGCGCCGTGTCGTTGGTCGTGGACGAAGGCTTCCAGCTGTTCGGCCTGGTCGGGCCTGAGCGCGTCCACCGCGCCGAACCGATCGGGCACCGCGTCCTCAAGAAGCACTGACGGGCACCGGCCTTCGTAGTTGCCGAGGTTGGGACGGTGCTGACGATAGCCGACGAGCGCGGCCAGCTCGGGCGAAAAGCGACGGGCGACGGGAGGCGGATAGGCGAGCCACTGGTTCTCATAGGGTTTGAGCCAGCCCAGGCAGTAGCTGACGATCAGGCCTCGTCGCGGCGCATCGCTGTTGTTGGCGCCCGCGCCGTGCAGGGTCGAACCAAGGAACAGGATCGCATCACCGGGATCGCACTCCGCGACAATCGGCGTGCCTTCGGTCTCGGGCGCCAACGCGGCCACGCCGTGGCTGTCGGGCCAGATCAAGGTTGCTCCATTGTCGCGCCGGAACGGGGTCAGCGGCCACATCACGTTGAGCAAATATTCAACCTCGCCGGTGACGCCGCGCCACATATCCTGGTCACGGTGCGGAAATTGAGCGAGCGCACCGGGATGAATTTCGGTTGCCTGCGCAAGGTTGAGCTGGAGGCAGTCGCACCACGGGCCGAGCGCCTCGTCCGCCGCCGCGAGTACGGCGGGGTGCTGAACGAGCGCGGCCATGTGACTCGAGCGGGCGAGCAAGCGGCCGAAACGCTTGGTCCTCGCGCCATAGAAATCGCCGGAACAGAACGGCGTGGCGGCGAAGTGTGGCTCGAGGTCGCCCTCCACTGCCGCAATATCCCCCCGCGAAAGGGCGTTGCGGAGGATCGTGTAGCCGTGCGCCATCAGATCGTCGGTGAGCATGTAGTTCGGCTGCGCGGCGGCAGATGCACATTGGGTCGCCATGGTGTTTCCTCTCAGGCAGCGATTGCGGGAGCGACGTCGGCATGGATGCCGGCGGCAGCGAGCTTGGTGAGGCTGTCGGCATCGATGTCGATTTGCAGCGCGCCGAGCATGCGTCCGTCAATCACCAGAGGCAGCCCGAGCGGCCTGCACTCCCAGCCGAAGGCGAGGATTTGTTGCAGCCACCCGATCTCGGCGACGCCGGTGTAGGTGCGGATGCCGTGGTCGCGCGCGAACCGGACGAGTCCGGTGACGAGCCGATCGCGTGCGAGGCGACGATCGACGGCGCGCTGCCCGCGCGACAGGCAAAAGCGCGTGATCTCGAATACGTCGGGGCCTTCGGGAGGCGGCTCATCGCAGAGCTGCGGATAGAGCGTGTTGAGAATACCAGGCCGCTCAGTCGGCAGCAGCCGAGTCGATGCCAGATGGCGGCGCTCGGTATCGGTCAGGATGAGATACGTCGCATGGCCGTCGTCGAACTGGTCGACCTCGAAGCGCCCGGCGAGGACCGGCACGTCCCAGCGCAACAGATCGACAAAGACTTGCTTCCGCGCCTCGAACATCGACCGGATCACGGCGCGTTCAGCGGCGCGATTTCGGTCATCGACAATCAACATCATGAAAAGCCTCCGAAAAAAGAGAGGCCGTCCATGTGTCAGGCGTTCGCGCTCACGCCCATAACAAGAAATGGGGGTGTCAGCTCACCAGCACGTCGGCGAAACTGAGCGCGCCATCGTAAAGCGCGCGCACCGGCAGGACGGAGCGGGCCGCCGCATTATAGCGCTCGCGGGCGTTGCGCAGGTGCTCGACGACGGTGTTGTGGCTGAGGCCCAGGATCTGCGCGATCTCGCCGTCGGTCTTGCCGCGGCCGACATACATGATGCATTCGAGCTGGCGCGTCGTCAGCTTCTGGCTAGCGTGGCACGGGCGGACCGCCATCAATCGCCGGCTGGACTCAAAGGCGAACTGGCCGGCAAGCTGGGCGACCGGAATGGCCTGCGGGTCGATGTCGTCGTTCGCCGCCGATGCAAAGCTGGTCGAGCCGAGCAGCTCCCCCGGCACATGCGCGGGCACGGTGATTCCGTCGCCCAGACCCTGGGCGGTCGCCAGCGCCAGCACTTCGCGGTCCTGCGCGTTCAGCGGAATCATGGCGCCGACATCGTGCCAGCGAAAGGCGGTCAGCGTCGTGTGGCTGGCGCGATGCACCGGATCGGTCGGACCCAAACCGCGGCGATCGAAGAACTCCTGCCATTGGTCGGGGTAGTTATGCAGGCGGAACCCGCGCGCGGCCTTCCCGCCGAAATCGACATGCTGGACCATCGCGAAATAGCGAAAACGCAACCGCGCCGACACATCGGTCAGCACCAGCGCAAGCTCGGCAAGCGTGGCGGCGCTTTGGAAGGCGCACAGGATTCCCGGGACGGCGGCGAGCGTCGTCATGTCTTCGTCGCGAACAGGGATCGCCACCGCGTATCAAGACGGCCGCGCCTGTCGCCCTTGCGTTCAAGCCAGGGAGCGACAGCTTCTCACGGCGGCACCCCCAGACGATGGACCTGACGGACGATCAATGTCCGCTTCATGCGGAAATTATAGCCACTTCATTGGAAATAAACAAAATATATTCAGAAAATCTCGCGAAGAGTTTGCGCGAGATTGGATCGACCATTTGCAGCGGCGTGAGTCCGTCGACGTTCCATCGAAAATCAGCCAGTCAACGGCGGTGCCGGATGTCGTCGCCGGCTTACGGCAAAGCCTGGCCGGGATCGGCGGAACCGACGATGCTGGACGCCTGCTGATCGCTGCCGCCGCGGCGCTCGGCTTCGACTATCTCGCGCTCGCAGAACACGGCGATCTTTCCGACACGCAGCGCTCGCTTGCATTGATATCCAATTATCCGGCGAGCTGGCAGAAGGTGTTCGTTACGCGCCGGCTCGACCGCATCGATCCTGTCCAGCAAGCCTGCCAGACCCAAGTTTCGGGTTTCTGCTGGTCGGCGCTGAACACGCTTATTGCGCTGCGACCAGAACAGTCGGCGTTGCTGAGCGAAAGCCGGCACTATGGGCTGGGAGCAGGCTTCACCGTGCCGCTTCACTTGCCCGGCGCCCGGGCCGCCTCCTGCTCCTTCGCGGTCCGTGCGGGCGCCGTCCTTCCGCGGGAAAGTTTGTGGGCGGCGGATCTCGTCGCCCGGATGATCTTCGACCACTTGCGCGCGGCAGCGACACCGACGAGGCCGACGCGGCTGTCGCCGCGGCAGCGCGCCTGTGTCGCACTGATGGCGGCCGGACTGACCGATCGCGGCATCGCGCGCCGGCTCTCGCTCAGCGAGGAGACGGTGACGAAATATTTGAACGCCGCACGGCGCCGTTATGGGCTCGCGCGACGGACGCAGCTGGTTGCAGCGGCGCTGCGCGATGGCGTGATCGGCTACGAGGATCTGGCGCTCGACTAGCCCCTTAAGGGTAGATCGCAGCGCCGGTCGCCGTGCGCTACCTTCCAGCCCAGCAGTTTAGGGGGGCGCGGCATGGTGAGGGCCAGCGCGCCGCACGCTGCCTGGCGGCGCGGCGCGCATTATGATTTTTGCTGGCGGCCGAGCGGCCGATGTTCGCATGGGAGTGGCTGCGGCGGACTCCGGCATATCGGCACAGCTGGGCGAGAACCCGCGGCAGTGGGTTGGTCGCGCAGGCTCGTGCCGCGCACGCGTTCGGACTCGTCGCACTTGCGCCGCCGACGCTGGCTGCCACCGAGGCGAGGCCGATATGGCTGGCGCGACACGATCCCCAGGTGTTGCGGGCGCACGTGTTGAGCGAAGCAGCCGTCGCACAGGAACTGCTCGATATACGACGGCTCGCCGTCAGTGCCGCAATCGGGTTCGATGAGGATGATGCCGAGCATTGGCGCCTCGTCGTCGCCGGCCACGCGATCCGGATCGACGTCCACGACGGCACATTGCTGGGTGGCCCGACCCTGCTGCGGTTCGAGCTGCAAGGACTGGCCGCGGTGCGGCCGAAGCTCCCCCCGCTCGATCTGCTGGTGCGCGGCGCATTGGGGTTGCGACCGCGACCGACACCACCGCGTGAAGGGCGTGCAGCCCGGTGGATCGATGAACTGCGGACGGCCGATGCGCTCGATGACGGCGCCACTCAGCACGAAATCGCCCGCGCGTTGTTCGAGGCGTCCGTACCGGCTTCCGGGTGGCGCACGGAAGGCGAGAGCTATCGGCTCAGGGTCCAGCGGCTGGTCCGCGCGGCGCGCGCGCGACTGCGCAACCCGCTGGACCGGGCCTGGTTTCGCTAGACGAGCACGCTTGGAGCACAGGCACTCGGTCGGCAGGTGGGGCGGCGCTCACGCGCCGCCCTTGCGGAAGTCGAATAGCGGAATGCCGAGCTTGCGGGATTTGTCGGCGAGATTGTCCTGGATGCCGGTGCCCGGAAACACGATGACCCCGATCGGCAGTATGTCGAGCATCGCGTCGTTGCGCTTGAAGGGCGCGGCTTTGCGGTGCTTCGTCCAGTCCGGCTTGAATGCGATCTGGATCACCTTGCGATTGTCGGCCCAGCAGCTGGCAATGCGCTCGGCGCCCCGGGTCGATCCGCCGTGGAGCAGCACCATGCCGGGATGCTTGGCGTTCACCCGGTCGAGCGCCGACCAGATGCCATCGACATCGTTGCACTCGAGACCGCCGGTGAAGGCCACCTTGGGCCCAGGCGGGAGCAAGGTTTCGGTCTCGGCCCTGCGTCGCGCGGCGAGAAAGTCGCGGCTGTCGATCATGGCCGCGGTCATCGTGCGTCGGCTGACCTGCGACCCGTGGCGGGCGAACCATGGCGAGCCGACATGGGTGCGATAGAGATCGCTCGCTGTGTCGCGCATCAGCTCGAAGGCGTCGCGGCGCTCCAGGCAATGGATGCCCTCGGCGATGGCGCGTTCGAGTTCAACCGAGCGGACCTCCGAACCGTCCTGCTCGCGCTGCATGCGCTGTTGCGCCTGCTCGTTGTCGTCGAGTTCGCGTTCGATGCGGTCGGCGGCGCGCTGGAAGAGATTGACCTGGCCCCAGAGCACAGCTTCGAGATCGGGTTCGAGTCGGGTGTCCTGAAGCATCACGACCAGCGCATCGAACAGGTCGGCTAGGCCGCCGGTGACGAGACGGCTCTCGGGGAGCGGGCGGGGATCGGGCTCGTCCTGGAAGGGGCGGTAGCCATAGAGCTGAAGCTCGTGGAGCAGTTCGCCGGTCGCGCTGGTCTCGGCCGGTTCGGTAGGATCAGTCGTCATCGTCGCCTCCTGACTGGGGCCGCGCCTCTCGCGGCCTTCACGGGCGACGACGAGCGGGACCGGGTCGGGCTTGCACCGCGCCGCTATTCGAGCGCGGCCGGAGCGGCAGCGGAGGACGGCGAAGGCCGGCTCTTTTGCTTCGCGATGCAAAGGCGGCGTCAGCCGACGGCGGAAAAGAGTCGGCCGCAGCCGTTGTTGGCCCGAACCGGTTCCGGTTCGATCGCCCTCTTGGGAAGGCCGAAGGCGCCGCGCCAGGGCAGGCGGCATGACGGCGATGATCATCTCCAGCCGGTCGTGGACGGTCAGCCCGGGTCGCGACCCTTCACGCAGAGAAAACGCGCTGTGTCCTCCGGTGCGAGCTGGCCCCGCACACCCTCGGCGAGTGCGTCACGGCCAAGCTGGCGCAGATCGTCGTTGAAGTCGCCGAGGACGGCCACGATGGTCGGCGCCTCGATCCCGATCGCGTGTGCTCGTGACCTCAGGGTCGCCACCGCCGCGTGCCCGGCCTGATCGTCGTCACGCGCCAGATAGAGTCGACGCAACCCTGCGAACAGCGCGAGCGCGGCGAGGTGGTTGGCCGAAAGGGCAGCGACCATCGGCATCGTCGGGAGGATCTGGCGGAGCGAGAGGATCGTTTCGATGCCCTCGCCTGCGATCATCACCGCATCGGGGCGTCCAAACCATACGCCGTTGCCGAGCAGGTCGCCCATCGCACGGCGTGGCGTGGCGATCGGCGCCTTGCCGGAGCCGGCTGGGTCGAGCCAGGTGCGCTGGATGCCGGTCAAGGTGCCGGCATGATCCCGGGTCGCGGCGACCAGCGCCGGCCATGCTTCGCGCGTGCCCGGGGCGTCGTCCTGGTTCGGTCGATACCAGCAGCGGGGATGGAAGCGCAGCGATCCGTAATTGGCCACGTCGGCCAGTCCCCGATCATGGAGGTACGCCTCGGCGAGGGTGCCGCGGATCGGCTTTGCGATTGCCCAGAGCCGTCGGGCGGCTTCGGGTGAACCCCGTGGCGCGGGATCACGCAACGTCAGGTCGCCCGGCTCGGGCTGCGGCAACGACAGGAACGTGCGGGCTTCGGCGAGGGTCTCGCGCAGGCTTGTACAGCGGCGGCTTGCAGCGATCAGATCGAGCAGGTCACCATGCTCGCCGGTCGCGGCGTCCGACCATTTGCCGGCGGCGCCCTTGCCGTGATCGGCACCCGATAGCCGGACGAACAGCGAGCGCCCAGGCGAATCCGCGACGTCGCCCACGAGCCAATATCGGCCTTCGCGGCGCCCGCTCGGGAGATAATGGCGGCACGCCGCCTCGGCGTTGCGCGCGAGACGGTGGGCGAGCTCGGCGGCGGCGCTCCGCATGACGTCAGGCCGCGACACGGTCGACTACACGGACGATCGGGTAGTGCGCAAGGACGCGCGCAAGCGTCGCTGGGCCGTCTGCCCCGACCGGCACGAACGCGCGAAGTTTCCACGCGATGATTTCGGTGATGAGACCGTCGGCCTTCAGCCGCTCGACCATCGCGTCGCCGAAGCCCGTCAGTTCGACGCGCTGGCTGCCCATCACGAGCGACCGCCGGATGGTCATTCCCTGTTCGAGCTGCAGCACCCCGTTGCGGTCGAATACCGTTTCCCAGGCATCGGCGGTCGCGATTGCGGGCGCGGGCTCGCCGAGCGCCTGCGCCACCCAGTCGGCACTGACGCGCCGCCCGATGATGCGCGCGCCATCGTCGGTCTGCAGCCGATAGACGCGGCAACCGTCCTGCGGGAGGCGCCGCCAGATCGGCAGCAAGAGCCCGGTCACGATCCAGAAGCGGCTCTCGACGAACGGCGGCAAGGCCGCGACCTCGGTAGTCCAGGCGGCGGCGAAGGCGGCGCCATCCACGTCTTGCCAAAGCGAACCGTCTAGCGCGCTTGCCGCCATGTTCCGGCGATCGGTCGGCCGTACGAGCCGCACGCGCTTCTCGACCGTTCCGTCGTCCAACGTCACGCTCGCCGCACCGACCTGGACGGCCGCGTGCCCCGATTGGGCGTTGACCAGCAGGCGTCCGTTCTTCGCACCGGCGAGATCGAGCGCGTCGTCAAGCGGATATGGCTCGATCCGATCGAGTCGGTTGATCTCGAGCGCGAACGTCTCTGCACCTGTGCCGGGATGGGTGTAGACCGCGCGCCGGTCGATGATCGTCATCGATTCCGCGCGCAGCGTCTCGAGGCCGATATCGTAGGTGCCAGCGGCGACAGCGTTTTCGACCCGCGCGTTCAGGAGTCCGTCGAACACGTCGAACAACAGGTTCTGCAAAGCGATCGGGAGCGCCAGGACCCGGTTCAGGAACTGGGTAATCGGTGGCAGGTCTTCCTTTACCGCGCCGTCGCGGGTCAGGAGCGCCAGCCCGGTCGCGTCCTCGAACCGCCCGAGCGAGCAACTCTCGACCTTGCCGGCGATCAGCAACATGTAGAGCTGGCGGAGAGCTGCGCGGGCATAATCGCTTTCGAGATTGTCCGAAGCGCGGAACAGGCCCTGCCCGCCGGTCTGCCGCTGGCCGCGGGTAATTGCACCCAGCGTGTCGAGCCGCCTGGCGATGGTCGACAGGAAGCGCTTTTCGCCGCGCACGTTGGTGGCGATCGGCCGGAACACCGGCGGCTGCGCCTGGTGTGTGCGGTTGGTGCGCCCGAGGCCCTGGATCGCCGCATCGGCCTTCCAGCCCGCTTCGAGCAGATAATGGACACGCAGCCGCGTGTTCCTGGCGCTCAAGTCGGCGTGGTAACTGCGGCCAGTCCCGCCTGCCTCGGAGAAGATCAGGATGCGCTTGGCGTCGTCCTGGAAAGCGGCGGTCTCGGCCAGGTTGGAGCCAGCCGGGCGGGTCTCGACCGCGAGCCGATCGATGTCGGTGCTGCCGCGTCTGCGGACGATGCGGCGGGTTCGCCCGGTCACCTCGGCGACCTCGTCGGTCCCGAAGCGCTGGACGATCTGGTCGAGCGCGCCGGCGACCGGCGGGAGCGCGGCGAGGCGTTCGATCAGCCGGTCGCGACGGTCGACCGCGTCCCGGCAGAGCAGCGGATGGCCGTCCTGATAGACGGGTCGCGAGGCGAGGTTGCCGTCGCCATCGGTGAACGGCTCGTAGAGCTGCACGGGAAACGCGTGCGCGAGATAGTCGAGGACATATTCGCGCGGGGTGATGTCGATCTGGACGTCGCACCAATCTTCGGCCGGGATCGCGGCGATGCGGCGCGTCATCAGCGCCTCGCCGGTCGAGACAATCTGAACGACGCACGCATGTCCCGCGGCCAGGTCCTCGTCGATCCGCGCGATCAGCGTAGGCGTCTTCATCGAGGTCAGCAGATGGCCGAAGAAGCGCTGCTTGGAGCTTTCGAACGCCGAGCGAGCCGCCGACTTGGCCTGAGCGTTGAGCGTCGCCGATCCTTCGGCGCTTGCCGAGGTGACGCCTGCGGCTTCCAGTGCGGCGTCGAGGTTGTGATGGATGATCTGGAACGCACCGGCATACGCGTCGTAGATGCGCGTCTGCTCGGGCGTCAGCGCGTGCTCGACGATTTCATATTCGATACCGTCGTAGGACAGCGACCGTGCGGTATAGAGGCCGAGGGCGCGCAGGTCGCGCGCCAGCACTTCCATCGCCGCCACGCCGCCGGTTTCGATCGCGGCCACGAACTCGGCGCGGGTGACGAAAGGAAAGTCCTCGCCGCCCCACAGGCCGAGACGCTGGGCATAGGCAAGGTTGTGAACGGTCGTGGCGCCGGTCGCCGAGACGTACAGCACCCGCGCCTGCGGCAGCGCGTGCTGCAGTGAGAGGCCCGCGCGGCCCTGCTGCGACGGCTTGGTATCGCCGCGCTCGCTCCGGACACCGGCGGCGTTCTGCATGGCGTGGCTCTCGTCGAACACGATCACTCCGTCGAAACCGCTGCCCAACCAGTCGACGATCTGCGTGACACGCGAAACCTTCTCGTCACGCGCGTCGGAGCGTAGCGTGGCATAGGTCGCAAATAGGATGCCTTCCGGAAGCGTGATCGGCTTGCCCTGGCGGAATCGCGACAGTGGCTGGATCAGCAGGCGCTCCTGCCCGAGTGCCGCCCAATCACGCTGGGCGTCTTCGATGAGTGTGTCAGACTTCGAGATCCAGAGCGCGCGCCGGCGCCCCTTGAGCCAGTTGTCGAGGATCACGGCGGCGACCTGACGACCCTTTCCCGCGCCGGTGCCGTCGCCGAGCATGAAACCGCGGCGGAAGCGGACGGCACCATCGGCGTCCTCGGCTGCTGCCGCGATCGTGGCGAAAGTCTCGTCGACCTGCCACGCGCCAGCGAGTTCGGCGGAATGCGCCTCGCCGGCGAGAACGAGCGTCTCGAGCTGGGCGTCTGACAGGAGCCCGGCGACGACGAGACCGGCGGGGAGGTGAGGACGGTAGGACGGCCTGGGCGCGCGCACGCTGGCCATCGCCGCCGATTGTACGAGCGGGGTCGGGTGTGGCGCGGCACCTGACAGACGCACGGTCTGGAGCGTGAACGGTTCGTAGAGCGCGTCGCTGATCCTGGTTGCAGCGTCGGGCTCGGCTTCGATGATCTCGTACTCGAGCTCAATCGCGTCCGCTGCGACCGGCGCGAGTGCGAACGGCCTGATCGGCGCGCTGCCACTTCGCGCGGTCGATCGGACCACTGCCCGCGATGAGCCGGACCGCCGGGGAATGCATGCCGCGCGGGGCGGGACATGCGCCTCGACGAGCGCCAGCAGGGCGGCAGCATCGGCGGCCATC includes:
- a CDS encoding GntR family transcriptional regulator, which produces MSTAGTMARVYQALKARVMAGEFAPGERIDPARLSIDLAASATPIRDALYRLAGERLVESWQHEGFRQPFVSEATLRDLYGWSEDLLRIILRFAERSAMAPAERPVIEGGLPDAISGAFAWLAQLSANHEHAAAIASLNDRLHHVRIIEQRILAEAEDEIELLWPLVDRRQWADVRRWSASFHVVRQRHVPEIAAAFRRRET
- a CDS encoding phytanoyl-CoA dioxygenase family protein, coding for MATQCASAAAQPNYMLTDDLMAHGYTILRNALSRGDIAAVEGDLEPHFAATPFCSGDFYGARTKRFGRLLARSSHMAALVQHPAVLAAADEALGPWCDCLQLNLAQATEIHPGALAQFPHRDQDMWRGVTGEVEYLLNVMWPLTPFRRDNGATLIWPDSHGVAALAPETEGTPIVAECDPGDAILFLGSTLHGAGANNSDAPRRGLIVSYCLGWLKPYENQWLAYPPPVARRFSPELAALVGYRQHRPNLGNYEGRCPSVLLEDAVPDRFGAVDALRPDQAEQLEAFVHDQRHGAYRP
- a CDS encoding helix-turn-helix transcriptional regulator encodes the protein MSASCGNYSHFIGNKQNIFRKSREEFARDWIDHLQRRESVDVPSKISQSTAVPDVVAGLRQSLAGIGGTDDAGRLLIAAAAALGFDYLALAEHGDLSDTQRSLALISNYPASWQKVFVTRRLDRIDPVQQACQTQVSGFCWSALNTLIALRPEQSALLSESRHYGLGAGFTVPLHLPGARAASCSFAVRAGAVLPRESLWAADLVARMIFDHLRAAATPTRPTRLSPRQRACVALMAAGLTDRGIARRLSLSEETVTKYLNAARRRYGLARRTQLVAAALRDGVIGYEDLALD
- a CDS encoding acyl-homoserine-lactone synthase codes for the protein MLIVDDRNRAAERAVIRSMFEARKQVFVDLLRWDVPVLAGRFEVDQFDDGHATYLILTDTERRHLASTRLLPTERPGILNTLYPQLCDEPPPEGPDVFEITRFCLSRGQRAVDRRLARDRLVTGLVRFARDHGIRTYTGVAEIGWLQQILAFGWECRPLGLPLVIDGRMLGALQIDIDADSLTKLAAAGIHADVAPAIAA
- a CDS encoding DNA -binding domain-containing protein, whose amino-acid sequence is MFAWEWLRRTPAYRHSWARTRGSGLVAQARAAHAFGLVALAPPTLAATEARPIWLARHDPQVLRAHVLSEAAVAQELLDIRRLAVSAAIGFDEDDAEHWRLVVAGHAIRIDVHDGTLLGGPTLLRFELQGLAAVRPKLPPLDLLVRGALGLRPRPTPPREGRAARWIDELRTADALDDGATQHEIARALFEASVPASGWRTEGESYRLRVQRLVRAARARLRNPLDRAWFR
- a CDS encoding DUF2493 domain-containing protein, producing MTTDPTEPAETSATGELLHELQLYGYRPFQDEPDPRPLPESRLVTGGLADLFDALVVMLQDTRLEPDLEAVLWGQVNLFQRAADRIERELDDNEQAQQRMQREQDGSEVRSVELERAIAEGIHCLERRDAFELMRDTASDLYRTHVGSPWFARHGSQVSRRTMTAAMIDSRDFLAARRRAETETLLPPGPKVAFTGGLECNDVDGIWSALDRVNAKHPGMVLLHGGSTRGAERIASCWADNRKVIQIAFKPDWTKHRKAAPFKRNDAMLDILPIGVIVFPGTGIQDNLADKSRKLGIPLFDFRKGGA
- a CDS encoding LuxR family transcriptional regulator, giving the protein MTTLAAVPGILCAFQSAATLAELALVLTDVSARLRFRYFAMVQHVDFGGKAARGFRLHNYPDQWQEFFDRRGLGPTDPVHRASHTTLTAFRWHDVGAMIPLNAQDREVLALATAQGLGDGITVPAHVPGELLGSTSFASAANDDIDPQAIPVAQLAGQFAFESSRRLMAVRPCHASQKLTTRQLECIMYVGRGKTDGEIAQILGLSHNTVVEHLRNARERYNAAARSVLPVRALYDGALSFADVLVS
- a CDS encoding strawberry notch family protein: MSSNHSACPTAATTSARAAAVVAAAERLLVPLAQGVAIERAVLRDAMTEAFGASDAEGAWDWKLAYDACEVAQVLFLRRHGAAIARRAPAMQLAMLSKVASLIPTHTRRSEESQAFQQFSTPLPLAFVAARAASLGSSDVVLEPSAGTGLLAIFAETAGAALALNELADGRADLLGLLFDDTCVTQLDAAHIHDRLDEQLRPSVVLMNPPFSVAAHVDGTMRDAANRHIASALARLAEGGRLVAITGAGFAADDPAWANAFAQLAERGRVVFSAALHGSAYARHGTTVATRLTVIDRATPGADISPAAHLTMAADAAALLALVEAHVPPRAACIPRRSGSSRAVVRSTARSGSAPIRPFALAPVAADAIELEYEIIEAEPDAATRISDALYEPFTLQTVRLSGAAPHPTPLVQSAAMASVRAPRPSYRPHLPAGLVVAGLLSDAQLETLVLAGEAHSAELAGAWQVDETFATIAAAAEDADGAVRFRRGFMLGDGTGAGKGRQVAAVILDNWLKGRRRALWISKSDTLIEDAQRDWAALGQERLLIQPLSRFRQGKPITLPEGILFATYATLRSDARDEKVSRVTQIVDWLGSGFDGVIVFDESHAMQNAAGVRSERGDTKPSQQGRAGLSLQHALPQARVLYVSATGATTVHNLAYAQRLGLWGGEDFPFVTRAEFVAAIETGGVAAMEVLARDLRALGLYTARSLSYDGIEYEIVEHALTPEQTRIYDAYAGAFQIIHHNLDAALEAAGVTSASAEGSATLNAQAKSAARSAFESSKQRFFGHLLTSMKTPTLIARIDEDLAAGHACVVQIVSTGEALMTRRIAAIPAEDWCDVQIDITPREYVLDYLAHAFPVQLYEPFTDGDGNLASRPVYQDGHPLLCRDAVDRRDRLIERLAALPPVAGALDQIVQRFGTDEVAEVTGRTRRIVRRRGSTDIDRLAVETRPAGSNLAETAAFQDDAKRILIFSEAGGTGRSYHADLSARNTRLRVHYLLEAGWKADAAIQGLGRTNRTHQAQPPVFRPIATNVRGEKRFLSTIARRLDTLGAITRGQRQTGGQGLFRASDNLESDYARAALRQLYMLLIAGKVESCSLGRFEDATGLALLTRDGAVKEDLPPITQFLNRVLALPIALQNLLFDVFDGLLNARVENAVAAGTYDIGLETLRAESMTIIDRRAVYTHPGTGAETFALEINRLDRIEPYPLDDALDLAGAKNGRLLVNAQSGHAAVQVGAASVTLDDGTVEKRVRLVRPTDRRNMAASALDGSLWQDVDGAAFAAAWTTEVAALPPFVESRFWIVTGLLLPIWRRLPQDGCRVYRLQTDDGARIIGRRVSADWVAQALGEPAPAIATADAWETVFDRNGVLQLEQGMTIRRSLVMGSQRVELTGFGDAMVERLKADGLITEIIAWKLRAFVPVGADGPATLARVLAHYPIVRVVDRVAA
- a CDS encoding DUF7146 domain-containing protein, with amino-acid sequence MRSAAAELAHRLARNAEAACRHYLPSGRREGRYWLVGDVADSPGRSLFVRLSGADHGKGAAGKWSDAATGEHGDLLDLIAASRRCTSLRETLAEARTFLSLPQPEPGDLTLRDPAPRGSPEAARRLWAIAKPIRGTLAEAYLHDRGLADVANYGSLRFHPRCWYRPNQDDAPGTREAWPALVAATRDHAGTLTGIQRTWLDPAGSGKAPIATPRRAMGDLLGNGVWFGRPDAVMIAGEGIETILSLRQILPTMPMVAALSANHLAALALFAGLRRLYLARDDDQAGHAAVATLRSRAHAIGIEAPTIVAVLGDFNDDLRQLGRDALAEGVRGQLAPEDTARFLCVKGRDPG